Proteins found in one Labrenzia sp. VG12 genomic segment:
- a CDS encoding N-formylglutamate amidohydrolase, with protein sequence MILVEEGQSPIVLCLPHSGADLPNAVEKRLNATGRLQADLAWRLERVFDFHKELDVTVLRSSVSRYVIDLDRDPETPVDRAMNPAEALCPATTLDGKRIYQDGEEPGPTEIEQRTLLFHAPFHKALQRQVDRLQRQHRNVIILDCQSMRSHIKGVTENGLPLVSIGTLGGSSCDPDLRNTLVGSFKGQQGYTVSVDEQMQGGFISQSFGRPDRGLHAVSVLLAQRSYLRHESPPFEPDKTRLTRLRAVLAEAMTRLVDWTGMGGAGPVEPDASGKAAPSAEHVEETSQGEEASPPEQLDTTSATADDVEKTDIIPVDPMTLTRVSQSQAGKVEDGPVTPLLVAE encoded by the coding sequence ATGATCCTGGTTGAAGAAGGTCAAAGCCCGATAGTTCTGTGCCTGCCTCACAGTGGCGCGGACCTGCCGAACGCTGTCGAAAAGCGCCTGAATGCGACCGGCCGCCTGCAGGCGGATCTCGCCTGGCGTCTCGAGCGTGTCTTTGACTTTCACAAAGAGCTCGATGTGACGGTGCTGCGTTCGTCTGTTTCGCGCTATGTGATTGATCTGGACCGCGACCCGGAGACACCGGTCGACAGGGCGATGAACCCGGCGGAAGCGCTGTGTCCGGCGACAACGCTCGACGGCAAGCGCATCTACCAGGACGGCGAAGAGCCCGGGCCGACGGAGATCGAGCAGCGCACGCTGCTGTTTCATGCACCGTTTCACAAGGCGTTGCAGCGCCAGGTCGACCGTCTGCAGCGACAGCATCGCAATGTCATCATTCTCGACTGCCAGTCCATGCGCTCCCACATCAAGGGCGTGACGGAAAATGGTCTGCCGCTTGTCAGCATCGGCACCCTGGGCGGCAGTTCGTGCGATCCGGACCTGCGCAACACCCTGGTTGGATCGTTCAAGGGACAGCAGGGCTATACCGTCAGCGTCGATGAGCAGATGCAGGGCGGTTTCATCAGTCAGAGCTTCGGCCGGCCGGACCGCGGCCTGCATGCGGTCTCGGTGTTGCTGGCGCAGCGGTCCTACCTGCGCCATGAATCGCCCCCCTTCGAGCCGGACAAGACCCGCCTCACGCGGCTGCGCGCCGTGCTGGCGGAGGCCATGACCCGTCTGGTGGACTGGACGGGCATGGGCGGCGCCGGTCCGGTTGAGCCGGATGCGTCGGGAAAAGCAGCGCCATCGGCCGAACATGTTGAGGAGACTTCTCAGGGGGAGGAGGCCTCACCTCCTGAGCAGCTGGATACCACTTCCGCGACCGCCGACGACGTCGAAAAGACGGATATTATTCCGGTTGATCCGATGACGCTGACCAGGGTCAGCCAGTCTCAGGCGGGTAAGGTCGAAGATGGCCCTGTGACGCCGCTGCTTGTTGCCGAATAA
- a CDS encoding alanine--glyoxylate aminotransferase family protein — MTLRNGKEFLMIPGPTNVPEEVLRAMHKPAIDIYDGPLLETTDYCLTRLKHLFRTEGKTYIYAANGHGAWDAALSNTLKRGDKILVLESGLFATGWGEAAGVMGLEAEILPGGYDRAVDPTALEARLRADTAHEIAAILVVQIDTASGVWNDIAALRKAIDAAGHPALFMVDTIASLGCVPFEMDAWGVDVSLTGSQKGLMCPPGLSFIAAGPKADKAHESANLKTHYTDWTFRQGEVHYQKYCGTPPEHMLFAFKKAMELLFDEGLEKAWHRHALLAEATRRAVAVWAEGGALRFNITDPHARSNSVTVALFDGDEAEALRAFTKETCGVTIGGTIGGLSGKGIRIAHMGHVNAVMLLGTLSSIELGLTKLGIPHGKGGVQAAMDYLAEVV, encoded by the coding sequence ATGACGCTCCGCAATGGCAAAGAATTTCTGATGATCCCCGGCCCGACCAACGTTCCGGAAGAGGTTCTGCGAGCCATGCACAAGCCGGCCATCGACATCTATGACGGGCCGCTGCTGGAAACGACGGACTATTGCCTGACGCGGCTGAAACACCTCTTCCGCACAGAGGGCAAAACCTACATCTACGCCGCCAACGGCCATGGCGCCTGGGATGCCGCGCTTTCAAACACCCTGAAACGGGGCGACAAGATCCTTGTGCTTGAATCAGGCCTGTTCGCCACCGGATGGGGGGAAGCGGCCGGTGTCATGGGACTTGAAGCTGAAATTCTGCCGGGCGGCTATGACAGGGCGGTCGATCCGACCGCTCTCGAAGCCCGGCTGAGGGCGGACACGGCGCACGAGATTGCCGCCATCCTGGTGGTGCAGATCGACACGGCCTCGGGCGTCTGGAACGACATTGCCGCGCTCCGCAAGGCCATCGACGCGGCCGGCCATCCGGCCCTCTTCATGGTCGACACCATTGCCTCTCTCGGCTGTGTGCCGTTCGAAATGGATGCCTGGGGCGTCGATGTCTCTCTGACCGGCTCCCAAAAGGGCCTGATGTGTCCGCCAGGTCTTTCCTTCATCGCTGCGGGCCCGAAGGCCGACAAGGCTCATGAAAGCGCCAACCTGAAGACCCATTATACCGACTGGACCTTCCGCCAGGGCGAAGTGCATTACCAGAAATATTGCGGCACGCCGCCTGAACATATGCTGTTCGCCTTTAAAAAGGCGATGGAACTGCTGTTCGACGAAGGCCTCGAAAAGGCCTGGCATCGGCACGCCCTGCTGGCCGAAGCCACGCGGCGCGCCGTCGCCGTCTGGGCCGAGGGCGGCGCGCTCCGCTTCAACATCACCGACCCGCATGCCCGCTCCAACAGTGTCACCGTGGCGCTGTTTGACGGGGACGAAGCAGAAGCCTTGCGCGCCTTCACCAAGGAAACCTGCGGCGTCACCATCGGCGGTACCATTGGAGGCCTTTCCGGCAAGGGCATCCGCATTGCCCATATGGGCCATGTCAACGCGGTGATGCTGCTCGGGACGCTGTCATCGATCGAGCTGGGTCTCACGAAGCTTGGCATTCCGCATGGCAAGGGCGGAGTTCAGGCGGCGATGGACTATCTGGCGGAGGTGGTTTGA